CGCTCGGTCGGCGTCGGTGACCACGTCCGAGACGGACGTCTTGACATCGGTGGACAAGCCATCGTCGCGCATGCGCAGGGCGAGCCCGCCCGCGTGCTCGACCAGGGCGCGGGCGAGATCCGCATCGTCGGCGTGGGCGTGGGCAGCGATAAATGCAGCGGGCATGCTACCCATTATGACCTTTTAACTGACAGCCTTCAGCCCGGCGATGCCGCCGACGACCATGAGCAGGAACAGCACCTTGAGCGCGGTGACGGGTTCTTGGCCGGTGGCGAAGGAATAGAGCACGGCAAGTGAGGCGCCCACCCCGACCCATACGGCGTAACCGGTACCGAGCGGAACCGTGCGCAGCGCCCAGGCCAGCCCACCCATGGAGATGGCGAGGGCGACGAAGAATACGACAGAAGGGCCGAGGCGGGAAAAACCCTGCGAGCGGTCGAGCGCGACGGCCCAGACAGCCTCGAAGGCGCCGGAAACGAGAAGGATGATCCAGGACATGACGACACTTTCTGGCCGTCTTGTCGCGATCCCGGGTACGGCTCCCTCGTCCGGGGCCCGCCGTGGGCGGGCACGGAAGGCGAGATTAGCACGGAGGTAGACTGTCGGGTTATGCAACCGGAGACCTCGACACGCATCCAGAACCTCGACTCGACGCTGACCACCATTGAAAAGGTGATGGACCTCGACGAGCTGTCCGCGCGGGCGAGGGAGCTGGAACAGCAGGCGGGCGACCCGTCGCTGTGGGACGACCCGGTCCACGCGCAGTCCGTCACCACCGAGCTGTCCAACGTGCAGGCGCGGCTGAAAAAGGTCACGTCGCTGCGCGAGCGTGTCGACGACCTCCCGGTGATGTACGAGCTCGCCGAGGAAGAAGGCGACCCCGCGATGGCGGACGATGAGCTCGCCGCGCTGGAGGAATCCGTCGGATCCCTCGAGGTGCAGACCATGCTCTCGGGCGAGTACGACGCGCGGGAGGCCGTGGTGAACATCCGCTCCGGCGCGGGCGGCGTAGACGCCGCCGACTGGGCCGAGATGCTGATGCGCATGTACACGCGCTGGGCGGAGAAGAACGGCCACAAGGTCGACGTCTACGACATTTCCTACGCCGAGGAGGCCGGGATCAAATCGGCCACCTTCGTCGTCCACGGCGACTACATGTACGGCCAGCTCTCCGTGGAGCAGGGGGCGCACCGCCTCGTGCGCATCTCGCCCTTCGACAACCAGGGGCGTCGCCAGACGTCGTTCGCGGAGGTTGAGGTGCTTCCCGTGGTGGAGCAGACCGACCATATCGATATCCCGGACACCGACATCCGCGTCGACGTGTACCGCTCGTCGGGGCCCGGCGGGCAGTCCGTCAACACCACCGACTCGGCGGTGCGCATCACGCACCTGCCGACCGGGATTGTGGTGACGTGCCAGAACGAAAAGTCCCAGATCCAGAACAAGGCCTCCGCCCTAAACGTCCTGCAGTCCAAGCTGCTGGAGAAGAAGCGGCAGGAGGAAAAGGCCGAGATGGATGCCCTCGGTGCAGGCGGCAACGCCTCCTGGGGAAACCAGATGCGTTCATATGTGCTGCACCCGTACCAGATGGTAAAGGACTTGCGCACGAACTACGAGGTCAACGACCCGCAGAAGGTCCTCGACGGCGACATCGACGGCTTCCTCGAGTCCGGCATTCGGTGGAGAATGGCTGATACAGAAGTGTAGGGTGTGACGGGTGATTACATTCACCAACGTCACTAAGGTCTACCCGACCTCGACCAGGCCCGCGCTTGACGACGTCTCCTTCACCATCGACAAGGGGGAATTCGTCTTCCTCATCGGCCCGTCGGGCTCGGGAAAATCCACTTTCCTCGAGCTGATGATCCGCGAGGAGAACGTCACCAGCGGCGACATCCGCTTCGACGAGTTCCACGTCAACGCGCTCAAGGGCAGCCAGATCAACAAGCTCCGCCAGTCCATCGGCTACGTGTTCCAGGACTTCCGTCTGTTGCCCAAACTGAACGTGTACGACAACGTTGCGTTCGCGCTCGAGGTGACCGGTAAGTCGAGAAACAAGATCGCCAAACTCGTGCCCGACGCCCTCGGGCTCGTCGGCCTCGACGCCAAGGCGAACCGCTACCCGCACGAGCTCTCCGGTGGCGAGCAGCAGAGGGTTGCCATCGCGCGGGCGTTCGTCGATAAGCCGCCGCTCGTGCTTGCCGACGAGCCGACGGGCAATCTCGACCCCGCGACCGCTGACGAGATCATGGCGCTGCTGACGCGAATTAACCGGCTCGGCTCGACGGTGATCATGTCCACCCACAACGCCCGCGCGGTCAACGACCTGCGGCAGCGCGTGATGGAGCTCAATCTGGGCAAGCTGGTACGCGAC
This window of the Corynebacterium qintianiae genome carries:
- the prfB gene encoding peptide chain release factor 2; protein product: MQPETSTRIQNLDSTLTTIEKVMDLDELSARARELEQQAGDPSLWDDPVHAQSVTTELSNVQARLKKVTSLRERVDDLPVMYELAEEEGDPAMADDELAALEESVGSLEVQTMLSGEYDAREAVVNIRSGAGGVDAADWAEMLMRMYTRWAEKNGHKVDVYDISYAEEAGIKSATFVVHGDYMYGQLSVEQGAHRLVRISPFDNQGRRQTSFAEVEVLPVVEQTDHIDIPDTDIRVDVYRSSGPGGQSVNTTDSAVRITHLPTGIVVTCQNEKSQIQNKASALNVLQSKLLEKKRQEEKAEMDALGAGGNASWGNQMRSYVLHPYQMVKDLRTNYEVNDPQKVLDGDIDGFLESGIRWRMADTEV
- the ftsE gene encoding cell division ATP-binding protein FtsE, which translates into the protein MITFTNVTKVYPTSTRPALDDVSFTIDKGEFVFLIGPSGSGKSTFLELMIREENVTSGDIRFDEFHVNALKGSQINKLRQSIGYVFQDFRLLPKLNVYDNVAFALEVTGKSRNKIAKLVPDALGLVGLDAKANRYPHELSGGEQQRVAIARAFVDKPPLVLADEPTGNLDPATADEIMALLTRINRLGSTVIMSTHNARAVNDLRQRVMELNLGKLVRDEKHGVYGQEGR
- a CDS encoding DMT family transporter, producing the protein MSWIILLVSGAFEAVWAVALDRSQGFSRLGPSVVFFVALAISMGGLAWALRTVPLGTGYAVWVGVGASLAVLYSFATGQEPVTALKVLFLLMVVGGIAGLKAVS